In Novipirellula caenicola, the genomic stretch TGAGCGATCCCGCCGAGTGATCAAACCCGGTGGACAATTAAAGCTGGACGAATGGGTAGGTGATGCCCAGGCTCTGCACGTCGATCCGTCCAATGCGGGAGCGATGTTTCAAGTCGCGTCGCAATTCAATCTGCTCGAAATGGTTTCACCGAGCGTGACTCCGGAACAAGGAATCGGAATCTACGAGCACGACCGAACTCAAGGCCCCGCATGCGCAATCGCGTGCGGGGCAGGAACCATCTTCCGCAACTACTTTGTGCCGTTTGAGAACCAAATCGGTCAATCGCGGAACTTGCAAATCGACTGTCTTGATGATTTCGGCAAATCGCTCGGGAATGACCACAATCGTTTGTGGACCATGCGAAACGGCTATGCATTACCGTCGTCGGCGGGATTGAGAGAAATCAACGCGGCGCTAGGACCTTTGCCCGAAAACGATCTCGATGCGCTGCGAACGAAATTGAAAGTGGGAATCCAGTGGAACACCCAAGTCACGCTCTCAGGGTGCAGTCACCTCGTTTCCCAAATCTATTGCTCGGCGATGCCCGTCGCCTACAGTCGTCTTGCCGAGGCTCAGTGGGAGCCATTGGCTAGGTTGATCCTGGAAGCTGCCTACGAAGCGACACTTGCTGCGGCCACAATCAATGCGGCTCAATCGGGCAACAACACCGTGTTCTTGACGTTGCTTGGCGGCGGTGCCTTTGGAAATCGTGAGTCATGGATCCTGTCAGCCATCGAGCGGGCATGCCGAAAATTTGACTCGGTTGACTTGGATGTCAAAGTCGTCGGTTACCGGTCGTCCAACGCATCGGTGCAAAAGCTCGTGAATTCATTCTCGCAGCAACGCAGCGATACGAGCTCGCCAGGACAGCCGAATCCAGAGAGCTTAGCCGATCACCATTGCCCTGTTTGCGGTGCCAAGCAACGTGCGTTTCTCCGCTATCCGTGGTACATCTGCAATGCATGTTTGTCGCTGGCCGAAGATGGAAATGGCCGACGGCTGCAATTTAGCAACGTCAGTTTTTCCGGTGGGTTTTGCTATAGCTATGCCGACGACGCAAGTTCACCGCCACACGAATGTCGCTCGGTGATTTGTCTGATCCATGGACGCCCGGTCATTGTCAGCGAAGCTCGGTTCGGTGGTGTCGTCGCCCAACCGCTCCATTCCACTCGTGCCGACGTGGACCGCGAGCCGAATACCATCGACCTAACCCGCCGGATCGAGCTGAAATAACGCATTGGCAGTCAATCCTGTTGCACTTTGGGCCGATCGGGTTTGCCAAAGGCCAGCCGGAAAATGTCGGGTTGTCGCAACCCCAGCGAGATCCATGCCACAATTCCGAGGATAATGGGAACGAAAAACGCTTCGCCGACGCGAACGTGTGCTGCCGTTGCCCCGCCCAAGTAGGCGGCCAGCAGGATGGCGGCAACGAAGGCGGTGCGAGGGATCAAAAACAGCACCGCGACGATCACTTCGACGATGCCGATTTTAAACATCACCTCTTCGCTCCATCCCAACTTGGCAAACATTTCGGATTTGCCTTCCCACTCGGTAAATTTGCCGCTTGCACTTGCACCAATCAACATCAAGGAAATGAGAATACTCAATACCCATCCAGTGGTTCGCAATTTCTTTGATTCGGTCACGGCTGTCCCTCATAGGCTCGAGTGAGTGCTTGAACGTCAAGTTTTACCATCTGTGTCATCGCTTGCATCACACGACGCGATTTTTCGATGTCTTGGTCGCTGACGAATTTGAAGAATGCTTCGGGCACAATTTGCCATCGCAATCCAAATTTGTCCTTCAACCAGCCACACATGATTGGCTCGCCTCCGTCGGCGGTAAGTGCGTCCCAGTAACGATCGACTTCCGCTTGGTCTTTGCAGGTCACTGACAAGGAAACGCGATCATTGAACGGTTGGCTCGGGCCGCCATTGAGCGACTGATACCGTTGGCCTTTCAGCTCGAATTCCACGACAACAACCTCTCCTGCCTTCCCCCCCGGCCAATCGTCGTGGTTGATCACCTTACTGATAATTCTTGAATTATCAAAAACCGATGTATAGAACTCCGCCGCTTGCTCGGCATTGTTGTCAAACCACAGACAAGGCGTAATCGTTTGTTTTGCAGCCATTTGGGTCTCCATTTCTTCGAGGTTGTGTCTTGTGGTCGAATGACATCAGCCTCAATCGACAGCCACCGAGCAATTTTTCAAGTTTCTGCAAATTGCTCGATGCAGCATCGCAAATAACGCCAAAGCGGATGGATCAATACACCGCCCGCTTCGGTGACGGCATCGTTCACGTGCTTACTTAGGTCGTTTCGGCTCGCTGTACTGCCGCATCGATCGCCGCCTCGAGTGCCTGCATGGCTTCGTGCAATTGGTCGTCGGTGATCACAAGTGGAACCAGCGAGCGAATGCAGGAACCGTACAGTCCGGCCCGGATCATGATCAGCCCACGCTGGAACGCCTCTTCGACAATCA encodes the following:
- a CDS encoding DoxX family protein; the protein is MTESKKLRTTGWVLSILISLMLIGASASGKFTEWEGKSEMFAKLGWSEEVMFKIGIVEVIVAVLFLIPRTAFVAAILLAAYLGGATAAHVRVGEAFFVPIILGIVAWISLGLRQPDIFRLAFGKPDRPKVQQD
- a CDS encoding VOC family protein, yielding MAAKQTITPCLWFDNNAEQAAEFYTSVFDNSRIISKVINHDDWPGGKAGEVVVVEFELKGQRYQSLNGGPSQPFNDRVSLSVTCKDQAEVDRYWDALTADGGEPIMCGWLKDKFGLRWQIVPEAFFKFVSDQDIEKSRRVMQAMTQMVKLDVQALTRAYEGQP